GTCCGAACCGGCGCCGGCCATTTCAGCCCCTGCGCTACTGATAACGCGCTCGCGTGATCCGGCCTGACGCCGGGTCACATTACTCAAGCAGACGAATTCGAGATCGCCGCGATGGCCTTTACCGACATTTTCATCAAGCGCCCGGTCCTGTCGGTCGTCGTCAGTCTGCTGATCCTGCTGATCGGCTTCCGTGCGGCGATGGTATTGCCGATACGGCAATATCCGAAGCTGTCGAACACGGTCATCAACATCACGACCGTCTACCCCGGTG
The Bradyrhizobium diazoefficiens DNA segment above includes these coding regions:
- a CDS encoding efflux RND transporter permease subunit: MAFTDIFIKRPVLSVVVSLLILLIGFRAAMVLPIRQYPKLSNTVINITTVYPGASADLIQGFITTPIEQAVASAEGVDYITSSSVLGTSTIQVYIKLN